In the genome of Abyssalbus ytuae, the window ATTTTGAATATTGAATGATTCACCCGCATACCGAGCTGAAATTTATTTCGGATGAAGTAGGTTATGGCATTATAGCTACTGATTTTATCCCTAAAGGATCAATTACCTGGGTACAGGATAAATTAGATGCCGTTTTTACACAATCTCAGATTGACAAAATGAACGATTATTATAAGTCTGTTTTAGATTGTTATACATTCAGAAATCAAAAAGGAAAATATATTCTGTGTTGGGATTTGGCCAAATATGTAAATCACAGTTTTAAAAGCAATTGCCTTACTACTCCTTATGATTTTGAAATAGCTATCAGGGATATTCACCCGGGAGAAGAATTAACTGATGATTATGGCTATTTGAATATTTCCAGACCATTTAGGGCAAAAGATGAAGGCACTAAACGAAAAACGGTTTATCCTGATGATCTTTTAAAATACCATCAAAAATGGGATAAAGCCATTGCTGATGCTTTCAAACATATAAAAGAAGTTAATCAGCCTTTGTTTAGTTTATTGTCGCCTAAAACAGTTTCAACCATTAACAAAATAAATACAGGGAAGAAAGAACTTGACTCTATATTAATATGTTATTTTTCGGGTTAGGGTTTATTCTTTTAGTAAATTTATTTTCGCTTCAGTACCTTCAATTATTATATACATCTCACTGTAAGTCCATTTTTTATCCTGTTTTTCTCCAACAACATATACCCTTGCTTTACCATGGGGGCCTTTAAGAGGTACACTTATATCAGCTTTTCCGGTATTATTATGAAATGAAATATTTCCATTCATAATACCATCAGTTTCTATGGGCTCTCCTAAAAGCTCAATAACACTTTTGCTGTGAGAAGCTTCATATACGGCATCTTCATAAGGTTTGGATCCTGTTAATGCTTTTGAAACACCAAAAACAGCAGCTCCCAGTCCAAATATAAATAGTAAGATAAGGGTTAAACATCCGCCCAGTGGCACTGCCCAGGGCCAGTTACGGCCAAACCAGCTTTTGCGTTGATTGTAATCATCCATCAATTTATGTGTTAAGATTTATTCTATTAGTAGCAGAACTGTTATTTTTGTTTCAAATTATTATAGATTGATAAAAGAAGAACTTTCAATAGCTTCCATAGGATCAGTTTCGCCCTTGGGAATTTCTCAGGAGAGAATATGGGAAAACTACAAAAAAAATAAACATTTTATAACAGAGAAAAATTTTACAAAACTAACTGCTCTGGTATCAGAGTTGGATATTGAGGCTCAAAATGAGATAGATGCAATAAAATGTTCAGACAATAAATATAAAGATTTGGATTCTTCTGTTCTATATGCAATCTGTGCATCAAGAATA includes:
- a CDS encoding cytochrome c oxidase assembly factor Coa1 family protein; translated protein: MDDYNQRKSWFGRNWPWAVPLGGCLTLILLFIFGLGAAVFGVSKALTGSKPYEDAVYEASHSKSVIELLGEPIETDGIMNGNISFHNNTGKADISVPLKGPHGKARVYVVGEKQDKKWTYSEMYIIIEGTEAKINLLKE
- a CDS encoding SET domain-containing protein, with amino-acid sequence MIHPHTELKFISDEVGYGIIATDFIPKGSITWVQDKLDAVFTQSQIDKMNDYYKSVLDCYTFRNQKGKYILCWDLAKYVNHSFKSNCLTTPYDFEIAIRDIHPGEELTDDYGYLNISRPFRAKDEGTKRKTVYPDDLLKYHQKWDKAIADAFKHIKEVNQPLFSLLSPKTVSTINKINTGKKELDSILICYFSG